The following proteins are encoded in a genomic region of bacterium:
- a CDS encoding type II toxin-antitoxin system prevent-host-death family antitoxin: MEAISYTSFRANLAKKMKEICDNHLGIIVTRKDKESVVVFSLEDYQALEETAYLLKSPKNAKELMESIEEFEKGDVVEMELFENYED, encoded by the coding sequence ATGGAAGCAATTTCATATACTTCTTTTAGGGCAAACTTAGCAAAAAAAATGAAAGAAATTTGCGATAATCATCTTGGAATTATAGTAACAAGAAAAGACAAAGAATCTGTTGTTGTTTTTTCACTGGAAGATTATCAGGCATTAGAGGAAACCGCTTACCTCTTAAAAAGCCCAAAAAACGCAAAAGAATTAATGGAATCTATCGAAGAATTTGAAAAGGGAGATGTTGTTGAAATGGAACTTTTCGAAAATTATGAAGATTAA
- a CDS encoding Txe/YoeB family addiction module toxin has translation MKIKFTQKAQKQYEYWKENDLKILKKINELIKDIQKTPFEGLGKPESLKFNLNGFWSRRINYEHRLVYKIEDESIIILQCRYHY, from the coding sequence ATGAAGATTAAGTTCACTCAAAAAGCCCAAAAGCAATATGAATACTGGAAAGAAAATGACTTAAAAATTCTTAAAAAAATTAATGAGCTTATTAAAGATATTCAAAAAACACCGTTTGAAGGTTTAGGTAAACCTGAATCACTTAAGTTTAATCTTAACGGGTTCTGGTCAAGAAGAATAAATTATGAACACAGATTAGTTTATAAAATTGAGGATGAATCCATAATTATTCTTCAGTGCAGATATCATTACTAA